From one Larimichthys crocea isolate SSNF chromosome XVIII, L_crocea_2.0, whole genome shotgun sequence genomic stretch:
- the slc38a11 gene encoding putative sodium-coupled neutral amino acid transporter 11 translates to MAQELNNAEGITLIHPEKDASEPRSSMISASFNFINSIIGSGIIGLPYALNQAGLPFGLLLLVVVAFITDYSIILLIKGSNLSGTHSYQSLVQSTFGFPGFLVLSGLQFLYPFIAMISYNITTGDTLTKVFQRIPGVGPDHILAERHFVILLSTLAFTLPLSLYRNIEKLGKVSFLSMVLTFTILIIVIIRAATLGPQILPTENSWAFAKWNAIQAVGIMSFAFICHHNSFLIYGSLEQPTLANWSRVTHVSVASALIISAAFAVGGYTTFTGYTQGDIFENYCKNDNLATFGRFCFGLSIITTFPLECFVTREVVSNVICSRDLSKAEHVAITLLIVSVCTSVSLAFDCLGVVLELNGILCAIPLIFIIPSACFLKLSTGRWFQGENLIPSILILIGLFVMITGLIMSGLYPQDCSHGVEMFYCADANVSGTVPPV, encoded by the exons GTTTACCATATGCACTGAATCAGGCAGGCCTCCCCTTTGGCCTTCTGCTTTTGGTAGTTGTTGCGTTCATCACAG ACTACTCAATAATCTTACTGATTAAAGGAAGCAACCTGTCAGGGACACACAGTTATCAGTCACTGGTTCAAAGCACGTTCGGTTTCCCTGGATTTCTGGTTTTATCTGGACTGCAGTTCCTTTATCCTTTCATTG ctatGATCAGCTACAACATCACAACTGGTGACACACTGACTAAAGTATTTCAGAGAATACCAGGAG TCGGTCCAGATCACATACTCGCAGAGCGTCACTTTGTGATCTTGCTCTCTACCCTCGCTTTCACGCTGCCGCTCTCGCTTTATCGAAACATAGAGAAACTCGGGAAG GTGTCCTTCCTGTCAATGGTGCTGACATTTACCATCCTCATCATTGTAATCATCAGAGCAGCTACCCTTGGACCccaaat CCTCCCTACGGAGAACTCATGGGCATTTGCAAAGTGGAATGCAATTCAGGCAGTTGGTATAATGTCTTTTG CATTTATTTGCCATCACAACAGCTTTCTTATCTATGGTTCCCTGGAGCAGCCCACACTGGCTAACTGGTCTCGAGTCACCCACGTGTCTGTAGCCTCCGCACTAATAATCAGTGCCGCGTTTGCTGTCGGTGGCTACACCACCTTCACTGGCTACACACAAG GAGACATATTTGAGAACTACTGCAAAAATGATAACCTGGCAACATTCGGTCGCTTCTGTTTTGGCCTCAGCATAATAACCACATTTCCACTGGAGTGTTTCGTTACACGAGAG GTGGTGTCCAATGTGATCTGCAGTAGGGATCTTTCCAAGGCTGAACATGTGGCCATAACGTTGCTCATAGTTTCAGTTTGCACGTCGGTGTCTTTAGCCTTTGACTGTCTGGGAGTTGTTCTGGAGCTGAAT GGCATACTGTGTGCCATACCTCTGATCTTCATCATTCCATCTGCTTGCTTCCTCAAACTCTCCACCGGCCGCTGGTTCCAGGGTGAAAACTTGATACCCTCAATCCTGATACTGATTGGACTCTTTGTCATGATCACCGGTTTGATCATGAGTGGCCTCTACCCTCAAGACTGTTCACACGGTGTGGAGATGTTCTACTGTGCAGACGCCAATGTCTCTGGCACTGTACCACCTGTATGA